The DNA sequence AAGATGGAGATCCTGGACTTTGTGGCCCTGAAGGTCCCGGACAGCGGGGATGATCTGCCTGGAATAGCCCAGCTCAGGGAAATGGCCGGCCGTCTGAACTGCAAGCCCGGGACAGGGGCCGTGCTTGCCTCTCCCATGGCCAGGCTGGTCACCCTGCCCATGAACCGGGACCGGGTCAAAAGCATGAAGCATCATCTTTTGACAGAAGCGGTCAAGTGGGAGGCTGAGTCATATACCGGCGTACCGGCCAGCCAGGCCCTGGCCGGGGTGGAGGTGGAAAAGGTCAGACAGGAGCCGGGACAGGTCATGGAGGAGACAGAAGAGGTCTTTGTCCATGTCTCCATCCTGGAGCAGAATATTTTCCGGGCTCTGAAGGAGCGCTTCCGCCTGGCAGGGCTTAAGCTGGTCAGGGTCTACCCTTCCGAGGTCTGCTTTCAGGTGCCCTTATTGAAGATGCATGCCGACACTGACCGGGGGGTACTGGACATGGGAGCAGAATCATCAGGATTTGCCCTGCTCAGTGGCGGTCAGACCCTGTCCATCAACACCATGAACATCAGCACCGCCATGATCAGGGAGCATCTGGCCGGGAAAGTTGTGGCTGATCTGGAGGACACCCTGCGCTTCAACCTTGGGCAAGCCCCGGCTCCCCTGCCTGTGGCCGTGACCGGGCCAGGAGCCCTGGATAAACAGGTTCTGGATTATCTCCGGTTTCTTTCACCCACTGGTGTTGAGCCCCTGAAACTGGTCCGGGCCTCAGGACTGACCGCTTCAGGTTCAGAAGAAGGGCCTTTGTTTGCCTCGGCAGCCGGAGCAGCCATGCGCGAGCTGTCCGCAGGCCGTATGGCGGTCATTGGCATTACAGATGCCGTGCCTCTGCCAGTGAAAATAAGACAGAGCTTCTATCTGGTACCCATTGCTGCAGCTTCTCTGCTCTTTGTCCTCCTTCTGGGGCATAACCTGTTAATGCGCTTTCAGGAAAACAGCTATCAGGTCCAGCGGGCCGAGCTGCAGGCTCAGATCGCCGAGCGCAGACAGGAGCAGGAACAGGTTGAACGATTGCGGAAACAGATCACTGAAGTCACAGATCAGATCAGCAGTCTGCGTAAAAAAAAGGAGTTTGTCCTTGAGGACCGGGATCGGGATCTGCGTGCTAAAATTGTGGTGTTTGAAAGCCTGGTTCGGCACTTGCCGGAAACCGTATCCTTGAAAAGCATTCGCCAGGTTCCAGAAACGCCGGATGTTTATGTCCTTGCAGGGGAAGCGGTGTCAGCTTCGGAGGTAATGGATTACGTCTTTAGGCTTAAAAAGAGCGGAATAGCTGTCTCAGTAGAGATCCGGCGGCTTGAAGTCCAGTCCGGGAGCCGGGGCAGGGGAGCAAATCACAGGTTTTTAATCCAGCTGGAGGCAGACCCCCATGGCACGAAAGCTGACCAAGCTTGAAAAATTCGGACTCATTGCAGCCGTGATCACAGGCATGCTCTTCTTCTATCTGAAGAATGTCTACGATCCGCAGCAGGCCTCATTGGAGAGGTCCAGGGACCAGTTGAACCGGACCATACGGGACTACAACCAGTTACAGGCCATTGAGCCGCTGTTTCAGCTCCGTCAGACCCTGGAAAGCAGGAGGCAGGAGCTGGTCGGTCTGGAAGAGGAAATGGCCGGGCTTGATATCAGGCCCGGCCTTGCAGAGGAACTAATCAGGACCCAGCACCATCTCTACAGGCAGCTTGAAAGTCGGAATCTCAGGATCACCAATAGCGCATCCCTGGGAGAAAAAACACTGCGGGATTTTACCTGGCAGGTCTTCAGGTTGAACCTGGAAGGTGGCTACTCAGGTTTTCTGGAGTTTTTGAGTGAGCTTCGGGAATATCCATATCCCACGCAGGTCCACAGAGTGCACATCAACGGAGAAGGAGCAGGCTGGCCCCTGAAGATCAGCCTGGAAATCTGGGTGATGAAATAATGAATGAAAAAAATGATGAATAAGGAAAGGGCAGATGCATATTTCAGAACGTAGGGCCGGGCTGATCCTGGCCCTGGTGACGGGCCTGCTGATCCTGGCGGTGGGTGTGAGGCCGGGTCAGGCCAGAGAGCCTTTTTTTGCTCCGGTTCCACCTATGGAGGTTTATGACTTTCCCAGGGCAGCCGAACAGATCAAGCTCAGGGGACTGCTGATCAGCGAAGACGTGTACAGGGCGGTGGTTTATATCCAGAATCAGCGGAATTTCAAGGTAGTTCAACCCATGGATTTTATAGAAGTGACCATTGATGATCTGCGTCATGAATTCAGGGTTACAGGCATGGGCGGGCGCCGCCTTGTCCTTAGCGGGGCAGATAGCTTCAGGTATGAGATCGGGGTGGAACAGCGTGACTGATAAGCCGGATATACAGCTAAAACCTATGGGATTGGCCAGGATACCGATCAAGATCCAGTTTTTTCTTTTGTTGCTGACAGCGGTTATGGCTTTGAGCGGATGTTACCAGACAACCAGGCCTGCATCCAAAGTCCAGTATGCACCGCCTTTTCCAGTGCTGGAGCAGGAGCCTGGTCCTTATGTCCGTATCCCCCAGGCTGATCCGGATGCCCGCCTGGTCAGCCAGCACACCCCGGACCGGCCTCAGGACAGACTGCAGCGGGAGGGTTTACGCCATCCACAGGCCGCAAGAAATGTAAAGGAGGTCTTTTTTCAGGATATTCCCCTGGAGATTGCTGCTGAACTGTTCAACGAAGTGGGGGGAGTCAATCTGATCATTCAGAGGGAGGTGGCAGATGAGAGAGTCCGGCTCTATCTGAAGGACGTGACCATGGCCCAGGCAGTGGAGGGAATGCTCCGCCGCAATGAACTGTGGTTCCGCACCCAGGGGCAGGTTACCTCTGTTATGACCGAGGAGGCTTACGCTGACAGGATCCTTTTCAATCATTCGGAAAAGGTCCAGGTTTTTTTCATGCGCTACACCAATGCCCAGGACATGGCCGCCCTTATCGGCACGATTCTGGACCCGGATGTGGAGCTTCTGGAAGTCAGCGGTCAGTCAGTCTACGGGCATCTGGAAACCAGTCTGACCGGGGGCAGTTCAGAAGATGCGGACGATACCGAGGTGATGACAGCAGAGGAACGGCGCAGGCTGGTTCAGGCAGGAGAGGCCGGGGATATTCTGGAAATGGAAAAGGCCATAAACCTGCTGGGGAAAAGGGTGCCTTCGGTGATGACGGTGTTCAAAAAAAACAACGCCATTGTGGTCCGATCTACTGACGAGGCAGTTCTCAGACATATCACCGGATTGATCCGGGAACTGGACACCCCGGTCCGCCAGGTTCTCCTGGAAACCAGGATCGTCCGGCTGGAGCTGGGCGACGGTTTTGAATCATTTTTTGACTTTTCCTACCAGGACTCCGGGAGTATCTCCAACCGGCGGATCAGTCGGGATGGCACCTATGAAACTTTTCTGAGCACCCTGGGAGGTGTATCTTCTTTGTCAGTCGATACCCTGTCCTATGTTTTTTCCACTGACATTCTCCAGGCCAGGCTGCAGGTTTTTGCTGAGGAGCAGCGCCTGAATACTATCTCCTCTCCTTTTCTCATGGCTGCGGACAATGCTGAGGTCCGTTTTTTTGTGGGGCAGCAGATTCCATTGCGGACAGGAGTGACCAAGGAAACTGTGCCCATATCTGATATCGGTGAAAGAGTCCTGTTTATCCCCCAGGTTCAGCAAAGGGAGCTGGGAACGGAGCTGCAAATCAAGAGCTTCATCAATGCTGATCGGACCATCACCATGGAGATCGAGGCTGATATTCAGTCTCCTAACCTGGGAGTCAACAGTATTATTCTGATAAATGACCTGACTGGTCAGCCTGTGACCTTTCCCCTGGACGGGGTGGACAAGAATGAGGTCCATTCGGTCCTGGCTGTACCATCAGGCAATACTGTAGCTCTGGCCGGTTTCATCCGCCTGGAGGATCAGGATTTTGAGCAGAAGGTTCCCTTTCTCGGAGACATCCCGGTCCTGGGCAACCTGTTCAAAAGGGTGGAACGCAGAGCTTCCCGGACTGAAACCGTAATCCTCATTACACCGCACATAATTGGCCATCCCGGGGAAGGGACTGATGCCACCCGCTCTTTTTTGGATCGGAATAGCAGAATTCAGGAGGAAACAGACAAAGCCCATGGCCGGGTTATTCCGGAAGACATGAGATTTGATCCCCTGGATTAATCTGAAGATTCAAGGAATAAGGAATTGAAAATACTGGGATGTTCAGAATTTAGCTTTTTAGGATTTTGGACTTAGCGCACAGCAGTTAACACTTAAAACTCATATTTATGACTATTTTTCGACGCCATAAAATCAAAACACCCAGGCCCGAGAGCATGGATGAACTGCTCAAAATGACCGTGGACAAAGACGCCTCGGACCTGCACCTGACCTATTCCGAACCTCCGGTTTTCCGGGTGGGCGGGGATCTTTCGGTCCTGGACTGCGAAGCCCTGACTCACGACGATATCAGCGTCCTGCTGGACCAGGTCATGCCGCCCAGATACAAGACTGTTCTGGAGGAAAGGCGGTCAGTGGATTTTGCAGTGAGCAGTCCTGAGGTGGGCCGGTTCCGTTTTGCCGCTTATTACCAGCGCGGAGCCCTGTCAGTGGCCATCCGTCTTCTGGCCAAGGGCATTCCGGACTTTCAAAGCCTGAATCTGCCTTCCAGCATGGCCAGGCTGGCCACTTACCGGGACGGCCTGGTTCTGGTGACCGGGGTGACTGGTTCGGGAAAATCCACCACCCTGGCAGCCATAATTGATACCATTAATAATAATGAACGGAAGAATATCATCACTGTGGAGGATCCCATTGAATATGTCCATCAGAACTGCAGATGCATCATCAATCAGAGGGAGCTGCATACAGATGTGCATTCCTTTCCAGATGCCCTGCGCGATGCCCTGCGGGCTGATCC is a window from the Desulfonatronovibrio hydrogenovorans DSM 9292 genome containing:
- a CDS encoding type II secretion system protein GspD, with the translated sequence MGLARIPIKIQFFLLLLTAVMALSGCYQTTRPASKVQYAPPFPVLEQEPGPYVRIPQADPDARLVSQHTPDRPQDRLQREGLRHPQAARNVKEVFFQDIPLEIAAELFNEVGGVNLIIQREVADERVRLYLKDVTMAQAVEGMLRRNELWFRTQGQVTSVMTEEAYADRILFNHSEKVQVFFMRYTNAQDMAALIGTILDPDVELLEVSGQSVYGHLETSLTGGSSEDADDTEVMTAEERRRLVQAGEAGDILEMEKAINLLGKRVPSVMTVFKKNNAIVVRSTDEAVLRHITGLIRELDTPVRQVLLETRIVRLELGDGFESFFDFSYQDSGSISNRRISRDGTYETFLSTLGGVSSLSVDTLSYVFSTDILQARLQVFAEEQRLNTISSPFLMAADNAEVRFFVGQQIPLRTGVTKETVPISDIGERVLFIPQVQQRELGTELQIKSFINADRTITMEIEADIQSPNLGVNSIILINDLTGQPVTFPLDGVDKNEVHSVLAVPSGNTVALAGFIRLEDQDFEQKVPFLGDIPVLGNLFKRVERRASRTETVILITPHIIGHPGEGTDATRSFLDRNSRIQEETDKAHGRVIPEDMRFDPLD
- a CDS encoding type IV pilus twitching motility protein PilT — protein: MDELLKMTVDKDASDLHLTYSEPPVFRVGGDLSVLDCEALTHDDISVLLDQVMPPRYKTVLEERRSVDFAVSSPEVGRFRFAAYYQRGALSVAIRLLAKGIPDFQSLNLPSSMARLATYRDGLVLVTGVTGSGKSTTLAAIIDTINNNERKNIITVEDPIEYVHQNCRCIINQRELHTDVHSFPDALRDALRADPDVILVGEIRDLDTMRTAIMAAETGHLVFSTLHSKDAMSSVNRMVGAFPAGEQAQIRQQLSSTLRAVISQRLLLNSDQNGRVPAVEVMFATTGIANLIRLGKDDMIYSAIETGHCQGMQTMEQSLLSLLEAGRISRETALSAARNKDMMNNRLTLRGLGQTCELSRNGNSRKSPGLAAGRNGSNSTLPGKGRN
- a CDS encoding PilN domain-containing protein, which translates into the protein MPLKKAFNLLPRIPLSMPARHCLGVEYIDGEIRATLVQARGKKMEILDFVALKVPDSGDDLPGIAQLREMAGRLNCKPGTGAVLASPMARLVTLPMNRDRVKSMKHHLLTEAVKWEAESYTGVPASQALAGVEVEKVRQEPGQVMEETEEVFVHVSILEQNIFRALKERFRLAGLKLVRVYPSEVCFQVPLLKMHADTDRGVLDMGAESSGFALLSGGQTLSINTMNISTAMIREHLAGKVVADLEDTLRFNLGQAPAPLPVAVTGPGALDKQVLDYLRFLSPTGVEPLKLVRASGLTASGSEEGPLFASAAGAAMRELSAGRMAVIGITDAVPLPVKIRQSFYLVPIAAASLLFVLLLGHNLLMRFQENSYQVQRAELQAQIAERRQEQEQVERLRKQITEVTDQISSLRKKKEFVLEDRDRDLRAKIVVFESLVRHLPETVSLKSIRQVPETPDVYVLAGEAVSASEVMDYVFRLKKSGIAVSVEIRRLEVQSGSRGRGANHRFLIQLEADPHGTKADQA